A DNA window from Spirochaeta cellobiosiphila DSM 17781 contains the following coding sequences:
- a CDS encoding UPF0164 family protein, with the protein MRSLLIGIILTIMSSITFGIDLDYQNFLYNVIDETGIDPNAGQTTFLTLLVPMGGRYEAMGTAYTAVPKDTGFINANPAGSSLLENTELSLFHNDWIADSSMESLSYSIRFNQLGLGFGGKWFRVPFTAYDEFGERRNTVDGIGKGNYMEFLGTANISYNVLHSYYYNGLSIGMNITSGYRYIPKSTYAQASDRNSVAIASTDQNALTIMADMGLMSQFNLFKFYYDLGKNFTLGLSIQNVGPNVDGDPLPTRARAGLSWSPIKPVLLSFDYAYPFFTPLSYSSDRNDSITPEAPHIAFGNSINLTDFYSIQSGILIKKGLPRMSLGSAFNFKAWEVIVNYTLDLTTQISSLDRFSIEAKINLGDLGRMARQEEAQDLYLKGLQEYAQGNIYSAIDLWEKSLDLNPSFEPAKEILETARRTAELQKQIEELEKIENEE; encoded by the coding sequence ATGAGATCACTACTTATAGGAATCATTTTGACTATTATGTCCTCAATTACTTTTGGTATCGACCTAGATTACCAGAATTTTCTTTATAATGTCATAGATGAAACCGGTATTGATCCCAATGCAGGTCAAACGACTTTTCTCACTCTTCTGGTTCCCATGGGTGGTCGTTATGAAGCCATGGGTACAGCCTATACTGCAGTACCCAAGGATACAGGTTTTATCAATGCTAATCCAGCTGGTTCTAGTTTACTTGAAAATACAGAGCTTTCTCTCTTTCATAATGACTGGATTGCTGATTCCTCAATGGAGTCTTTATCCTATTCTATTCGTTTTAACCAACTCGGGTTGGGATTTGGAGGAAAATGGTTCAGAGTTCCTTTTACAGCTTATGATGAATTTGGAGAAAGAAGAAATACTGTAGATGGTATAGGTAAGGGTAATTATATGGAATTTTTAGGCACAGCGAATATAAGCTATAATGTTCTGCATTCTTACTACTATAATGGCCTATCTATTGGAATGAACATTACAAGTGGCTATCGTTACATTCCCAAGAGTACCTATGCACAGGCTAGTGATAGAAATTCCGTTGCAATAGCTTCTACAGATCAAAATGCTTTAACAATCATGGCCGATATGGGGCTAATGTCCCAATTTAATCTATTTAAATTTTACTATGACTTAGGTAAAAACTTTACACTTGGTCTATCTATTCAAAATGTCGGACCAAATGTCGATGGAGATCCTCTTCCAACTCGAGCACGAGCAGGTCTTTCCTGGTCTCCAATAAAACCTGTTCTTTTAAGTTTTGATTATGCTTATCCCTTTTTTACCCCTTTGAGTTACTCTTCTGACAGAAATGATAGTATAACCCCTGAAGCACCACATATTGCTTTTGGTAATAGTATCAATTTAACTGATTTCTATAGTATTCAGAGTGGTATACTAATAAAGAAGGGGCTTCCTCGTATGAGTCTGGGTTCAGCCTTTAATTTCAAGGCTTGGGAAGTAATCGTCAATTATACACTTGATTTAACAACACAAATATCCTCCTTAGATAGATTCAGTATTGAAGCCAAGATCAACCTTGGAGATCTTGGCCGTATGGCACGTCAAGAGGAAGCACAAGATTTATATTTAAAGGGCCTACAGGAATATGCACAAGGTAACATTTATTCTGCTATAGATCTTTGGGAGAAATCTCTTGATTTGAATCCATCCTTTGAACCTGCTAAAGAAATACTAGAAACAGCACGTAGAACAGCAGAATTACAAAAACAGATTGAAGAGCTAGAAAAAATAGAAAACGAAGAATAG
- a CDS encoding alpha/beta hydrolase, which translates to MNLPEINQKTKIIKQGLPRFYHGNSTCIMLIHGWTGCPEDLNSIGQKLNTEGGYTVDIPRLPGHGTNLKDMENTGANIWLRYVMDRYLELSYKYEDIYMAGESMGGLICLLSAIQFKIPKIVLFAPAIATISKGVYWAPLLKHIIKRVPSKVDRHEQDDEDTLLYKSEYKQNTSVQTVAELNKLIKLTRHNLSRLQSKALVFWSKKDKSVSSKALDILNNKTPKTNIQYVILEESGHLVTNGPEKEIVLKKTLDFFKQG; encoded by the coding sequence ATGAACCTACCTGAAATCAACCAAAAGACAAAAATAATTAAACAAGGATTACCACGTTTTTATCATGGAAACTCTACATGCATTATGCTTATTCATGGATGGACAGGTTGTCCAGAAGATTTAAATTCTATAGGTCAAAAATTAAATACGGAAGGGGGATATACTGTCGATATTCCAAGATTACCTGGTCATGGTACTAATTTAAAGGATATGGAGAATACGGGAGCTAATATTTGGCTTCGATATGTAATGGACCGTTACCTGGAATTATCATATAAATACGAAGATATATACATGGCAGGAGAATCCATGGGTGGACTTATATGTCTACTTAGTGCAATACAATTTAAAATTCCCAAAATAGTATTATTTGCACCTGCCATTGCAACAATATCAAAAGGAGTGTATTGGGCTCCATTACTAAAACATATAATAAAACGAGTCCCCTCCAAGGTAGATCGTCATGAACAGGATGATGAAGATACTCTACTCTATAAATCAGAATATAAACAGAACACCAGTGTTCAAACTGTGGCAGAATTAAACAAATTGATTAAGCTGACAAGACATAATCTAAGCAGGCTACAATCAAAAGCACTTGTCTTTTGGAGCAAAAAAGATAAATCAGTGTCTTCTAAAGCATTAGACATACTAAATAATAAAACCCCTAAAACAAATATTCAGTATGTAATCCTCGAAGAAAGTGGTCACCTAGTCACAAATGGTCCGGAAAAGGAAATTGTACTAAAAAAAACTTTGGATTTTTTTAAACAAGGTTAA
- a CDS encoding ankyrin repeat domain-containing protein, translated as MYKKDMHLLVIYNSLQLNNLNLVENNCKSLGIKITKLPWDRDWDIYSRTRLDELIREVDHLLIISDQLQIQGNISHFLIGVFVGRLRKIIMMMPAQADLLPENWPEFLFISNTMDLFTELKTLQKEWQKEQRRIVGVNRLHDLGIEVSSYSLFEAVASGNLAVVEAFLEAGFSENTKNTKGVFLVNEAVRKGHYQLVEFLLNRGCKLNQPSEDRSNTPVMDAAAENQIDILELLLSWGAEVDHVSKNGQSALMLAIGQGHYDIAKKLIDAGANYLLKDKLGMDALTYCKLFKHDEILKYLDPLIEGN; from the coding sequence ATGTATAAGAAAGATATGCATCTATTAGTAATATATAACAGTTTACAATTAAATAATCTCAATTTGGTCGAAAACAATTGCAAATCACTGGGGATCAAGATAACAAAACTACCTTGGGATCGTGATTGGGATATCTATTCCCGTACCCGTCTAGATGAACTTATTAGAGAAGTTGATCATCTTTTAATTATATCGGATCAATTACAGATTCAAGGTAATATATCACACTTCTTAATTGGTGTCTTTGTCGGCCGTCTTCGTAAGATAATAATGATGATGCCTGCCCAAGCTGATCTACTACCAGAAAATTGGCCTGAGTTTCTTTTTATTAGTAACACAATGGATTTATTTACCGAATTAAAAACACTTCAAAAAGAATGGCAAAAAGAACAGCGTAGGATAGTAGGAGTCAACAGATTACATGATTTGGGCATAGAAGTCTCTTCTTACTCCTTATTTGAAGCTGTTGCCAGTGGCAATTTGGCTGTTGTTGAAGCTTTTCTAGAAGCTGGGTTCTCTGAAAATACAAAAAATACTAAAGGTGTTTTTCTTGTCAATGAAGCTGTAAGAAAAGGTCACTATCAACTTGTAGAGTTTCTACTTAATAGAGGTTGTAAGCTTAATCAACCAAGTGAAGATAGGAGTAACACTCCGGTTATGGATGCTGCCGCAGAAAATCAGATTGACATTTTAGAGCTTCTTTTAAGCTGGGGCGCTGAAGTAGATCATGTGAGTAAAAATGGGCAATCTGCTCTTATGCTGGCTATAGGACAAGGTCATTATGATATAGCTAAAAAATTAATAGATGCTGGTGCTAATTATCTTTTAAAAGATAAGTTAGGGATGGATGCTCTTACTTATTGTAAATTATTTAAACATGATGAGATATTAAAATATCTTGACCCTTTAATTGAAGGGAATTAA
- a CDS encoding SpoIIE family protein phosphatase codes for MIHRSIKGIIFIFLLITGSLIYGQEYYWENPESFAGNRSRFPMVDSYNGTFALLWQDFSNANSNNGDLNLSIAIKKKGQSWKKFNNIINNIPYFGEESPIASLTLNDNGIYIAYIKSDSIIAILHSDYDNIEFKEISLISTGTDALSPKIFTSQKGMYLLFSQGFETSISIFYTYTSSGSSWTSPQALIKDDENLNLNFSPYGTQHNGKDYIVFQSQHSGERANYQLYMKTSEDGGQSWSNSQWITNFSDGKSKNDDSSNYNNQRPNIYSYGGILYISWERNLLSNPNQIYIGIIANQTIENWESVTRSLYTSGGPQLFEFKQKLNILWFDNQKGDFHIKLGTKEEYTWKISDLSIISGTSTFPKIVHDENDIFVFWENTQGNIIRIYQLEPDRSVSAPVPRAVNFKNTERSRLSTYQIQWSVPPDSSGIEGYNFLWNQNPDDSVPPVLTYLNNQNQGKFIADEDGEWYFHIRAKDYAGNWSEEKVLSVYRDTTSPPMVKFSKLDYDNEGFLINNSPKINWTINEPYLQGYSYKLNYLGEPSTIINPSFSGTDPGTIINNKKGSITFNNMDNGLYALKVKAFDSVGNSGPIASTLFRVNKYQPVTYISWIDSNQDDFGRISIHIIGRGFLEGGAVSSIYLDRDGIAPFDYTYNISDGSYQISSDKQIRDLVISDIPEGKYRIGLVHPRRGTYFAKSYLYIQPSGTVKFGDFSWEEPGFISLPQHRFVLNANYLVSIVILCLLAIVTLFSFGQIFVYPIKENRLAGDMLILVQKGHLSAEEKRTRINELKRKGFGLRFKFAFSILILLTTVLLMISLALGFFMIGNQQENLASALKQQAEVLMTGFSKSASNYLPSESELELSLIPQQMSAMSDAQFSVITGPGRENRSEYNHVWGVSNFDSSYLKDNINTDNYVQGISTYEDEITNQINDLALRINQEGKASLQDISSEIDRLTQEASLHTGTDQNSTRIRSDLFDQIYELDSLRNNILDNLSKYTGTYPNFDTEHLDLSIPSYLFYKPITYARRGEDTYYRGTVRVVVSTERIREEIRASRNELIKRTGIIALIAITLGIVGSIILSSITVNPIKKLVKGIEIIRDTEDKSELKNHKIDITSKDELELLAQTINQMTKGLVKAAEANKELTVGKEVQKMFIPLDSDDSGRKMTTGGESTKYADFFGYYEGAKGVSGDYFDYRKLDNEHYALIKCDVAGKGVPASLIMVEVATIFLNHFREYNTKQKVNLPPLVYRINDLLEERGFKGRFAAFNLGILNIRTGEAYFCHAGDKTIHGWDAQKGISYQKHMTETPAAGVFPSMLVEMQSGFKQQKIILNRGDMLFFFTDGLEEAQRHLRNSKYEIEVCSNPDHQREGTLITHLAGKDTEEFSLERLHQVIDSVMNRQKYQLFKYHNPLGEDSPLDFDFSSCNGTIQEVVLAMVSLEKVFRLYPDPKASINDKIRIDVKVDDFLREHFVQYEEYFGYPLDYTDLQEYRYYSYIKEDEQYDDLTILGIQRK; via the coding sequence ATGATACATAGATCTATAAAAGGAATCATTTTCATTTTTTTACTCATTACAGGATCTTTGATTTATGGACAAGAATATTACTGGGAAAACCCTGAAAGTTTTGCTGGGAATAGAAGTCGCTTTCCTATGGTTGATTCATACAACGGTACATTTGCTTTGCTATGGCAGGATTTTTCCAACGCAAACAGTAATAATGGTGATTTAAATCTTTCGATAGCAATTAAAAAGAAAGGGCAATCATGGAAAAAGTTTAATAACATCATTAATAATATTCCTTACTTTGGAGAAGAAAGTCCTATAGCTAGTCTAACCTTGAATGATAATGGTATTTATATTGCCTACATAAAAAGTGATAGTATTATCGCTATCCTTCATTCTGATTATGATAATATCGAATTTAAAGAAATCAGCCTAATCTCAACAGGTACTGATGCTCTATCTCCTAAAATATTCACTTCCCAAAAGGGAATGTATCTATTATTTAGCCAAGGATTCGAAACGAGTATTAGCATCTTTTATACATATACAAGTAGTGGTAGTAGTTGGACCTCTCCTCAAGCTCTTATAAAGGATGATGAAAATCTAAATTTAAATTTTAGTCCTTATGGAACCCAGCATAATGGAAAGGACTATATTGTGTTTCAATCACAACATTCAGGGGAAAGGGCCAATTATCAACTATACATGAAAACTTCTGAAGATGGTGGTCAAAGTTGGTCTAACAGTCAATGGATTACTAATTTTTCTGATGGGAAAAGTAAAAACGATGATTCATCAAACTACAATAATCAGAGACCCAATATATATAGCTATGGAGGAATTCTCTATATTTCATGGGAAAGAAACTTATTAAGTAATCCAAATCAAATTTATATTGGAATAATCGCCAATCAAACAATAGAAAATTGGGAATCTGTCACTCGTAGTTTATATACTAGTGGTGGACCTCAACTTTTTGAATTCAAACAAAAGTTAAATATCCTTTGGTTTGACAATCAAAAGGGTGATTTCCATATAAAGTTAGGAACAAAAGAAGAGTACACATGGAAAATCAGTGATTTGAGTATTATTAGTGGAACTTCAACTTTTCCAAAAATTGTACATGATGAGAATGATATTTTTGTGTTTTGGGAGAATACTCAAGGGAACATTATCCGTATATATCAACTGGAGCCTGATAGGTCTGTGTCTGCACCTGTCCCAAGAGCGGTTAATTTTAAAAATACTGAAAGAAGTCGTTTGAGTACTTATCAAATACAATGGTCAGTTCCACCTGACTCAAGTGGAATTGAAGGATACAATTTCTTATGGAATCAAAATCCGGATGATAGTGTTCCTCCTGTTTTAACTTATTTAAATAATCAAAATCAAGGAAAATTCATTGCTGATGAAGATGGTGAATGGTACTTCCACATAAGAGCAAAAGACTATGCTGGTAATTGGTCTGAAGAAAAGGTTCTCTCTGTATACAGAGATACTACATCACCACCTATGGTTAAATTTAGTAAGCTTGATTATGATAATGAAGGCTTTCTCATCAATAATTCACCTAAAATTAATTGGACAATCAATGAACCCTATCTACAAGGTTATAGTTACAAGCTTAATTATTTAGGAGAGCCTAGTACAATCATAAATCCTAGTTTTTCAGGTACAGATCCTGGCACTATTATTAATAATAAAAAAGGGTCTATCACTTTTAATAATATGGATAATGGTTTATATGCCTTAAAGGTCAAGGCTTTTGACTCTGTAGGTAATAGTGGACCCATTGCCTCCACTTTATTTCGAGTTAATAAATATCAACCAGTAACTTATATCTCCTGGATTGATTCAAACCAGGATGATTTTGGTAGAATCTCTATTCATATTATTGGAAGGGGATTTCTTGAAGGTGGGGCTGTTTCTTCTATCTACTTAGACCGGGATGGTATTGCTCCTTTCGATTATACTTATAATATATCTGATGGTTCTTACCAAATTAGTTCAGATAAACAAATACGAGATCTAGTTATAAGTGATATCCCTGAGGGAAAATATAGAATTGGGTTAGTTCATCCAAGAAGAGGAACCTATTTTGCTAAATCCTATCTTTATATTCAGCCTTCAGGAACTGTAAAATTTGGAGATTTCTCCTGGGAAGAACCTGGTTTTATCTCTCTTCCCCAACATCGTTTTGTTTTAAATGCGAATTATTTAGTATCTATTGTAATATTGTGTTTATTGGCAATAGTGACTCTTTTTAGTTTTGGTCAAATATTTGTCTATCCTATAAAAGAAAATAGATTAGCCGGTGATATGCTTATCCTCGTACAGAAAGGACATCTTTCTGCCGAAGAAAAAAGAACAAGGATTAATGAATTGAAGCGTAAAGGTTTCGGATTAAGATTCAAGTTTGCTTTCTCTATTCTCATTTTGCTGACAACAGTATTATTGATGATTTCGTTAGCACTAGGTTTTTTCATGATTGGTAATCAACAAGAAAATCTTGCCAGTGCTTTGAAACAACAAGCTGAAGTTCTGATGACAGGATTTTCTAAGTCCGCTTCTAATTATTTGCCTTCAGAAAGCGAGCTGGAATTGAGTCTCATTCCTCAGCAAATGTCAGCTATGTCAGATGCCCAATTTAGTGTAATAACTGGACCTGGTCGTGAAAACCGTTCTGAATATAATCATGTATGGGGTGTAAGTAACTTTGATAGCTCCTATCTCAAAGATAATATTAATACAGATAATTATGTTCAAGGAATAAGTACCTATGAAGATGAAATAACTAATCAGATTAATGACTTAGCTTTAAGGATAAACCAGGAAGGAAAGGCTTCATTACAAGATATATCCTCTGAGATCGATAGATTGACTCAAGAAGCGAGTCTTCATACTGGAACTGATCAAAATTCAACTAGGATTAGAAGTGATTTATTTGATCAGATATATGAATTAGATAGTTTGAGAAATAATATTCTTGATAATTTATCAAAATATACAGGCACCTATCCTAATTTTGATACAGAACACTTAGATCTAAGTATTCCATCGTATTTATTCTACAAACCCATAACTTATGCTAGAAGAGGGGAAGATACTTATTATAGAGGAACAGTACGTGTTGTTGTATCCACTGAACGTATAAGGGAAGAAATCAGGGCAAGCCGAAATGAGCTAATCAAACGAACAGGTATAATAGCTCTTATTGCCATAACATTAGGAATAGTTGGCTCTATTATACTCTCTTCAATAACTGTAAATCCCATTAAAAAACTTGTTAAAGGAATAGAAATAATAAGGGATACAGAAGATAAGAGTGAACTTAAAAACCATAAGATAGATATTACTTCAAAAGACGAACTAGAACTCTTAGCTCAGACTATAAATCAAATGACAAAAGGTTTGGTAAAAGCTGCAGAAGCTAACAAAGAATTAACTGTTGGTAAAGAAGTGCAAAAAATGTTTATTCCCTTAGATTCGGATGATTCTGGGCGTAAAATGACAACTGGTGGGGAATCTACAAAGTATGCTGACTTTTTTGGGTATTATGAAGGGGCTAAGGGGGTCTCGGGTGATTATTTTGATTATCGAAAATTAGATAATGAACATTACGCATTAATTAAATGTGATGTTGCTGGAAAAGGTGTTCCTGCTTCCCTTATTATGGTAGAAGTTGCTACTATATTTCTTAATCATTTTCGTGAGTATAATACAAAACAAAAAGTTAATTTGCCTCCTCTAGTTTATAGGATAAATGATCTCTTAGAAGAAAGAGGATTTAAAGGACGCTTTGCCGCATTCAATTTGGGGATATTAAATATCAGAACTGGTGAAGCCTATTTTTGTCATGCTGGAGATAAAACAATTCATGGATGGGACGCTCAAAAAGGCATTAGTTACCAAAAACATATGACTGAAACACCTGCCGCAGGAGTATTTCCATCAATGCTAGTAGAAATGCAGAGTGGTTTTAAGCAACAAAAGATTATACTTAATCGTGGTGATATGTTATTTTTCTTTACAGATGGACTCGAAGAGGCACAACGCCATTTAAGAAATTCTAAATATGAGATCGAAGTGTGTAGTAATCCTGATCATCAAAGAGAAGGTACATTAATTACACACTTGGCAGGTAAAGATACAGAAGAGTTTAGTTTGGAACGTCTACATCAAGTCATAGATTCTGTAATGAATCGACAAAAATATCAATTATTTAAGTATCACAATCCTTTAGGTGAGGATTCTCCTTTGGACTTTGATTTTTCAAGTTGCAATGGTACTATTCAAGAAGTCGTTTTAGCCATGGTCTCATTGGAGAAGGTTTTCAGGTTATATCCCGATCCAAAAGCCTCTATTAATGATAAAATAAGGATTGATGTGAAAGTAGATGATTTTTTAAGAGAGCATTTTGTTCAATATGAAGAATATTTTGGTTATCCGCTTGATTATACTGATTTACAGGAATACAGATATTATTCATACATTAAAGAAGATGAACAGTATGACGATCTAACCATATTAGGAATACAAAGGAAATAA
- a CDS encoding aldose epimerase family protein: MEYNIIKWDSNHKVDLITISNSNGLTIKVMNWGATLVDVQSPDSQGNIDSIIAGYDNFEDYYKTNFYFGSSVGRYANRIGKAEFELNSKLYKLTANDNENTLHGGPQGYHRRLFEYTIEETKTSIKVTFTRLSPDGEEGYPGNVNVSFSYTLNEENDLILDFDAKSDTDTYINLTNHAYWNLEGFGTDILNQELRIDADSYVEIDTDCIPTGQISSTTNSSFDFKSPITFKQAFSKQSKGFDHCFILNERPKDKVQIEAYSPKTGRKLSIWTDQPGVQLYTCSNFDRAQLRGKKDLTVNGAFCLEVQGLPDSMHHNNFPQCLVKAGETYSKQGIHKFSW; encoded by the coding sequence ATGGAATATAATATTATAAAATGGGACTCAAATCATAAGGTAGATTTAATTACGATCTCTAATTCTAACGGACTCACCATTAAAGTGATGAATTGGGGGGCTACTTTAGTAGATGTCCAATCACCAGACAGCCAGGGAAATATTGATTCAATCATTGCTGGTTATGACAATTTTGAAGATTATTATAAAACAAATTTTTATTTTGGATCTAGTGTAGGTAGATATGCTAACCGTATAGGTAAAGCTGAATTTGAACTAAATAGCAAACTATATAAATTAACAGCTAATGACAACGAAAATACTTTACATGGAGGGCCTCAAGGTTATCATCGTAGACTATTCGAATATACGATTGAAGAAACAAAGACTTCAATAAAGGTAACTTTCACGAGATTAAGCCCTGATGGAGAAGAAGGCTATCCAGGTAATGTCAATGTAAGCTTTTCCTATACATTAAATGAAGAAAATGATTTAATTCTGGATTTTGATGCTAAATCGGATACAGATACCTATATAAATCTTACAAACCATGCGTACTGGAATCTGGAAGGTTTTGGTACCGACATACTAAATCAAGAACTGAGAATTGATGCAGATAGTTATGTAGAAATTGACACAGACTGTATTCCAACAGGCCAAATATCTTCAACAACCAATAGTTCTTTTGATTTTAAAAGCCCCATAACATTCAAGCAAGCCTTCAGCAAACAATCTAAGGGATTTGATCATTGTTTTATTCTTAATGAAAGGCCTAAGGATAAAGTTCAGATAGAAGCTTACTCACCTAAAACAGGAAGGAAACTATCGATTTGGACAGATCAACCAGGGGTACAACTATATACCTGCTCAAATTTTGATAGAGCACAGTTACGAGGAAAGAAAGATCTTACTGTTAATGGAGCTTTTTGTTTAGAAGTTCAAGGGCTACCAGATAGTATGCATCACAATAATTTTCCACAATGTCTGGTCAAAGCTGGTGAAACGTATAGTAAACAGGGTATACACAAATTTAGCTGGTAA
- a CDS encoding tetratricopeptide repeat protein produces the protein MAQQDDALKRYLHILSEAYETNNNISIEQIKLLQEDLAETDLFYLNNQILDCLDKGDSYKQQGQWKAAKKEYEKAIKTDITNPDLYHRLAQLYWDNYRIKKDKSLLNRIKELNSHALYYEKNHYPTQKLKKDMRRTKVFTLLVILFLLLISSISGAIWYNSEHKKEKISNFVFSKDLKVNIPIYYDESTSPNTIEWEQVRSYREWVGNKWTYSGLGYFVNHNDLIDMIQGTIKGFSQSGITIFTQNFTLDGPLLAESKISYNPLIPEYLDLTQVSRLLISISQPDPSVINSYVKKEMSILSDKPRLDGVSLKGVSYWQAPEVNLDAYKLNLILSIKNEGRRNLTLLEGSLEWDINIPGYNQDYSLVSSTTPELKPGESVTFTIYREFPFNQFADQSNLPENITFRLKELQAK, from the coding sequence ATGGCTCAACAAGATGACGCACTAAAAAGATATCTACATATTCTTAGTGAGGCTTATGAGACTAATAACAATATATCCATAGAGCAAATAAAATTACTTCAAGAAGATTTAGCAGAAACAGACCTATTTTACTTGAACAACCAAATATTAGATTGCTTAGATAAAGGGGACTCTTACAAACAACAAGGCCAATGGAAGGCAGCCAAAAAAGAATATGAAAAGGCAATAAAAACAGATATAACAAATCCAGATTTATATCATCGATTAGCCCAATTATATTGGGATAACTACCGAATAAAAAAAGATAAGTCCTTACTTAATAGAATTAAGGAACTGAATAGTCATGCCCTTTATTACGAAAAAAATCATTATCCCACCCAAAAATTAAAAAAGGACATGAGGAGAACCAAAGTATTCACACTATTAGTTATCCTTTTTCTATTACTTATAAGTTCTATAAGTGGTGCAATATGGTACAATTCTGAACACAAAAAGGAAAAAATATCAAACTTTGTCTTTTCGAAAGACTTAAAAGTAAATATACCCATTTATTATGATGAATCCACAAGTCCTAATACTATTGAATGGGAACAAGTAAGAAGTTACAGAGAATGGGTCGGTAATAAATGGACATACTCAGGTTTAGGATATTTTGTAAATCACAATGACCTTATTGATATGATACAAGGTACAATAAAAGGCTTTAGCCAATCAGGGATTACCATATTTACACAGAATTTCACTCTTGATGGACCTCTATTAGCAGAAAGTAAAATAAGCTATAATCCTTTAATACCTGAGTACCTTGACTTGACACAGGTATCGCGACTTTTGATCTCTATATCCCAACCTGACCCTTCTGTAATTAACTCATATGTAAAAAAAGAAATGTCCATCTTATCAGATAAACCTAGATTAGATGGAGTTAGTTTAAAAGGAGTGAGCTACTGGCAAGCACCAGAGGTAAATTTGGATGCTTACAAATTAAATCTAATACTTTCTATCAAGAATGAGGGAAGAAGAAACTTAACTCTTTTAGAAGGAAGCTTAGAATGGGATATTAATATACCAGGATACAATCAAGATTATTCTTTAGTGAGTAGTACTACACCAGAATTAAAACCAGGTGAAAGTGTTACCTTTACTATTTATAGAGAGTTTCCCTTTAATCAGTTCGCAGATCAGTCAAATTTACCAGAAAATATAACATTTAGATTAAAGGAGTTACAGGCAAAATGA
- a CDS encoding 8-oxo-dGTP diphosphatase — translation MIDWTKWIPKEQAVLCFIRQNDQLLLMIKKRGLGKGKVNAPGGRIEANETPVNAAIRECEEEVGLTPHNLLKYCHLSFDFKDGYSLFCYVYFADSFDGELIETEEADPFWCKIEDIPWDKMWEDDRHWLPELLKGNTLSCRFVFEEDRMLYKDIYNGYREESFLLDD, via the coding sequence ATGATTGATTGGACAAAATGGATCCCCAAAGAACAAGCCGTACTTTGTTTTATACGACAAAATGACCAATTATTATTAATGATAAAGAAAAGAGGATTAGGAAAAGGAAAAGTAAATGCACCTGGCGGGAGAATTGAAGCTAATGAAACACCTGTGAATGCGGCAATTAGAGAATGCGAGGAAGAAGTTGGATTAACACCACACAATTTACTTAAATACTGTCATCTATCTTTTGATTTTAAAGATGGATATTCCCTGTTTTGTTATGTTTATTTTGCTGATAGTTTTGATGGGGAACTGATAGAAACAGAGGAAGCCGATCCTTTCTGGTGTAAAATTGAAGATATCCCTTGGGATAAAATGTGGGAAGATGATAGGCATTGGCTTCCAGAGTTACTAAAAGGTAACACCTTAAGTTGTCGTTTCGTTTTTGAGGAAGATAGAATGTTGTACAAAGATATTTACAACGGTTACAGGGAAGAGAGCTTTTTATTAGATGATTAA
- a CDS encoding Trp family transcriptional regulator, producing MQTVFKEDPIKELCKALSLTDDPTDIENFLNSLLTSSELKAVSDRWALVRLIDSGMSQRKVADNLGLSLCKITRGSKELKKDESPFRKMIDRYLG from the coding sequence ATGCAAACAGTGTTTAAAGAAGACCCAATAAAAGAATTATGTAAAGCCTTATCCTTGACTGATGATCCTACAGATATAGAAAATTTTTTAAATAGCTTACTAACCTCATCTGAGTTGAAAGCTGTTTCAGATCGTTGGGCTTTAGTTCGACTTATAGATTCAGGTATGAGTCAACGAAAGGTGGCTGATAATCTGGGACTAAGTCTATGTAAGATTACAAGAGGTTCTAAGGAATTAAAGAAAGACGAATCTCCCTTTCGAAAGATGATTGATAGATATTTGGGTTAA